A genomic window from Sphingomonas taxi includes:
- the clpS gene encoding ATP-dependent Clp protease adapter ClpS, producing the protein MAERRDDGTDEGTGLATKTRTRTKQPTPYRVLMLNDDYTPMEFVVLCLQRFFRMNMEEATRVMLHVHQKGVGVCGVFSYEVAETKVGQVMDFARQNQHPLQCTLEKA; encoded by the coding sequence ATGGCCGAACGCCGCGACGATGGAACGGATGAGGGCACCGGCCTCGCCACCAAGACCCGGACGCGGACAAAACAGCCGACGCCGTACCGCGTTCTGATGCTCAACGACGACTATACGCCGATGGAATTCGTCGTCCTGTGCCTGCAACGCTTCTTCCGGATGAACATGGAGGAGGCGACGCGGGTCATGCTGCACGTCCATCAGAAGGGCGTCGGCGTCTGCGGCGTGTTCTCCTACGAAGTCGCCGAGACCAAGGTCGGGCAGGTCATGGACTTCGCCCGCCAGAACCAGCATCCGCTGCAATGTACGCTGGAGAAGGCGTAA
- a CDS encoding Crp/Fnr family transcriptional regulator yields MTTSCLAERLGELIDLSNNEKAALDSLEQRERTLRRGAVLLREHDKSPELFVVKRGTMMSYVILPDGSRQILRFLFRGDLVAMAGLVYRNSPETVIALTECAVAPVERAAIGTLSADHPRLAALLIAVDQIERVALTDRLAGLGRTSAKARVAALLIDIRNRLRIVDGTAGNTFQLGLTQEEIGDATGLTAVHVNRMLRQLQDEGMIARDGGRMTFVDETMLVRTAHHTARDTARAAGLDFSWLPGAR; encoded by the coding sequence GTGACGACCAGTTGCCTCGCCGAGCGCCTCGGCGAACTGATCGACCTGTCGAACAATGAGAAGGCGGCCCTCGACAGCCTCGAACAGCGCGAACGGACACTGCGCCGCGGCGCGGTGCTGCTGCGCGAACACGACAAATCCCCGGAGCTGTTCGTGGTCAAACGCGGCACGATGATGAGCTATGTCATCCTGCCCGACGGCAGCCGCCAGATCCTGCGGTTCCTGTTCCGCGGCGATCTGGTGGCGATGGCGGGGCTGGTCTATCGCAACTCGCCCGAAACGGTGATCGCGCTCACCGAATGCGCCGTCGCGCCGGTCGAGCGGGCGGCGATCGGCACGCTCAGCGCCGATCATCCCCGACTCGCCGCGCTGCTGATCGCGGTCGACCAGATCGAACGCGTCGCGCTCACCGACCGGCTCGCCGGGCTCGGCCGCACCTCGGCCAAGGCGCGCGTCGCGGCGCTGCTGATCGACATCCGCAACCGGCTGCGCATCGTCGACGGCACCGCCGGCAACACCTTCCAGCTCGGGCTGACGCAGGAGGAGATCGGCGATGCCACCGGGCTCACCGCGGTGCACGTCAACCGCATGCTGCGCCAGCTGCAGGACGAGGGGATGATCGCGCGCGACGGCGGCCGGATGACCTTCGTCGACGAAACCATGTTGGTGCGGACCGCGCATCACACCGCGCGCGACACCGCACGGGCGGCAGGTCTCGACTTCAGCTGGCTGCCGGGCGCGCGGTAA
- the murA gene encoding UDP-N-acetylglucosamine 1-carboxyvinyltransferase, producing the protein MDRILIRGGNRLSGRLRISGAKNAALTLMPCALLTDEPLTLRNLPRLADVDGFGHLLNQLGASTRIEGTRPEDFGRVMTIRAGKLTSTEAPYDIVRKMRASILVLGPVLARAGEATVSLPGGCAIGNRPIDLHLKALEAIGAELEMAAGYVKATAPGGRLTGGRYRFPVVSVGATENVVMAAVLAKGSSVIENAAREPEIVDLCNCLVAMGARIEGIGTETLEIEGVDRLHGATYAVMPDRIEAGSYACAAAITGGSLELLGANAADMQATIDALREAGVTVTETRDGVSVEANAPLGPITLSTAPYPGFATDMQAQFMAMLCKASGASVLTETIFENRYMHVPELARMGADIQVHGRTAVVKGVDRLVGAPVMATDLRASMSLILAGLAAEGETSVARVYHLDRGYERLEEKLSAVGADIERASDG; encoded by the coding sequence ATGGACCGTATCCTCATCCGTGGCGGCAATCGCCTGTCGGGCCGCCTGCGCATCTCGGGCGCCAAGAACGCCGCGCTGACGCTGATGCCCTGCGCCTTGCTTACCGACGAACCGCTGACGCTGCGCAATTTGCCGCGGCTCGCCGACGTCGACGGTTTCGGCCATCTGCTCAACCAGTTGGGCGCCTCGACGCGGATCGAGGGGACGCGGCCGGAGGATTTCGGCCGGGTGATGACGATCCGCGCCGGCAAGCTCACCTCGACCGAGGCGCCCTACGATATCGTCCGCAAGATGCGCGCGTCGATCCTCGTGCTCGGCCCGGTGCTGGCGCGCGCCGGCGAGGCGACGGTGTCGCTGCCCGGCGGCTGCGCGATCGGCAATCGCCCGATCGACCTGCACCTCAAGGCGCTGGAGGCGATCGGCGCCGAGCTCGAAATGGCGGCGGGCTATGTCAAGGCGACCGCGCCGGGCGGGCGACTGACCGGTGGGCGCTATCGCTTCCCGGTGGTGTCGGTCGGCGCGACCGAGAATGTCGTGATGGCGGCGGTGCTGGCCAAGGGCAGCAGCGTGATCGAAAATGCGGCGCGCGAGCCCGAGATCGTCGACCTGTGCAACTGCCTCGTCGCGATGGGCGCGCGGATCGAGGGGATCGGCACCGAGACGCTGGAGATCGAGGGCGTCGACCGGCTCCACGGCGCGACCTATGCGGTGATGCCCGACCGGATCGAGGCGGGCAGCTATGCCTGCGCCGCGGCGATCACCGGCGGCTCGCTCGAGCTGCTCGGCGCCAATGCCGCCGACATGCAGGCGACGATCGACGCGCTGCGCGAGGCGGGCGTGACGGTGACCGAGACGCGCGACGGCGTGTCGGTCGAGGCGAATGCGCCGCTCGGCCCGATCACGTTGTCGACCGCGCCCTATCCGGGCTTCGCCACCGACATGCAGGCGCAGTTCATGGCGATGCTGTGCAAGGCGTCGGGCGCCAGCGTGCTGACCGAGACGATCTTCGAGAACCGCTACATGCACGTGCCCGAGCTGGCGCGGATGGGTGCCGACATCCAGGTCCACGGCCGTACCGCGGTGGTCAAGGGCGTCGACCGGCTGGTCGGCGCGCCGGTGATGGCGACCGACCTGCGCGCGTCGATGAGCCTGATCCTCGCGGGGCTGGCGGCGGAGGGCGAGACCTCGGTCGCGCGCGTCTACCACCTCGACCGCGGCTACGAGCGGCTGGAGGAGAAGCTCTCCGCGGTCGGCGCCGACATCGAACGCGCCAGCGACGGGTGA
- the ptsP gene encoding phosphoenolpyruvate--protein phosphotransferase — translation MPSSAAASAREILTRLHDVMAGRNPAQAKLNAVVGIIAEAMDSEVCSIYLLREGVLELFATRGLDQAAVHVTKLALGEGLVGSIAEDVEVLNLDEAASHPDFAYKPETGEERYHSFAGVPIIRRERAVGVLAVQHSEQRKYQDVEIEALQTVAMVLSELIANAGLIDSATAGSDRPQSTAAVRLPGQKLVEGMASGHAVFHQPRIVVEHTVAEDTDAERHRVYAAFDKMREQIDRMTREAEFGVGGEHEEVLQTYKMFAYDEGWARRINEAIDSGLTAEAAIERVQQRTRQRMRQIDDPLLADRMHDLEDLANRLLRIVSGQMGTAAQMGLRQDTILIARNLGPAELLEYDKRRLKGVILEEGSLTAHVTIVARAMGVPVLGRVRDVRRLIAEGDLLLLDSVAGNVFVRPSAAMEEAFEAKLAMRQKRKAAFAALRDVPPVTKDGHRVTLMVNAGLRDDVAALDVTGADGIGLFRTEFQFLVSATLPQRERQQRLYREVLDAAGTRPVIFRTVDIGGDKALPYLNKKDADEENPAMGWRALRLALDRDGLMKVQARALIEAAAGRTLNVMFPMVSEAWEFAEAKALFEAQRVWLDARGRRPPLAIRYGAMLEVPALAEQLDLLLPDIDFLSVGTNDLTQFLFAADRANPRLAERYDWLSPSILRFLSRVIGPCRDAGVDLGVCGEMGGRPVEAMALIGLGIDRLSITPAAIGPIKAMVRSLDHGAVQRFVAELIARPPRDMRGALTEWAAQHGVDLA, via the coding sequence ATGCCCAGTTCGGCCGCCGCATCCGCCCGTGAGATCCTGACCCGCCTTCACGACGTGATGGCGGGTCGCAACCCGGCGCAGGCCAAGCTCAACGCCGTCGTCGGCATCATCGCCGAGGCGATGGATAGCGAGGTCTGCTCGATCTATCTGCTGCGCGAAGGCGTGCTCGAACTCTTCGCGACGCGCGGGCTCGACCAGGCGGCGGTCCACGTCACCAAGCTGGCGCTCGGCGAGGGGCTGGTCGGCTCGATCGCCGAGGATGTCGAGGTGCTCAACCTCGACGAGGCGGCGAGCCACCCCGATTTCGCCTACAAGCCCGAGACCGGCGAGGAACGCTATCACAGCTTCGCCGGCGTGCCGATCATCCGCCGCGAGCGCGCGGTCGGCGTGCTCGCCGTCCAGCATAGCGAGCAGCGCAAATATCAGGACGTCGAGATCGAGGCGTTGCAGACCGTCGCGATGGTGCTGTCGGAACTGATCGCCAACGCCGGGCTGATCGACAGCGCGACCGCCGGCAGCGACCGGCCGCAATCGACCGCGGCGGTGCGCCTGCCCGGGCAGAAACTGGTCGAGGGCATGGCATCGGGCCACGCCGTCTTCCACCAGCCGCGCATCGTCGTCGAACATACCGTCGCCGAGGACACCGACGCCGAGCGCCACCGCGTCTATGCCGCCTTCGACAAGATGCGCGAACAGATCGACCGGATGACGCGCGAGGCGGAATTCGGCGTCGGCGGCGAGCATGAGGAGGTCCTCCAGACCTACAAGATGTTCGCCTATGACGAGGGCTGGGCGCGGCGGATCAACGAGGCGATCGATTCGGGGCTCACCGCCGAGGCCGCGATCGAGCGCGTCCAGCAGCGCACCCGCCAGCGCATGCGCCAGATCGACGATCCGCTGCTCGCCGACCGGATGCACGATCTCGAGGATCTCGCCAACCGGCTGCTGCGCATCGTCTCGGGCCAGATGGGCACGGCGGCGCAGATGGGGCTGCGCCAGGACACGATCCTGATCGCGCGCAATCTCGGCCCCGCCGAATTGCTCGAATATGACAAGCGGCGGCTGAAGGGGGTGATCCTGGAAGAAGGGTCGCTCACCGCACATGTCACGATCGTCGCGCGCGCGATGGGCGTGCCGGTGCTAGGGCGCGTCCGCGACGTCCGCCGATTGATCGCCGAGGGCGATCTGCTGCTGCTCGATTCGGTTGCCGGCAACGTCTTCGTCCGCCCGTCGGCGGCGATGGAGGAGGCGTTCGAAGCCAAGCTCGCGATGCGCCAGAAACGCAAAGCCGCCTTCGCCGCGCTGCGCGACGTGCCGCCGGTGACCAAGGACGGTCACCGCGTCACGCTGATGGTCAACGCCGGACTGCGCGACGATGTCGCCGCGCTCGACGTGACCGGTGCCGACGGCATCGGCCTGTTCCGCACCGAATTCCAGTTCCTCGTCTCGGCGACGCTGCCGCAGCGCGAGCGCCAGCAGCGGCTCTATCGCGAGGTGCTCGACGCGGCGGGGACGCGTCCGGTGATCTTCCGCACGGTCGATATCGGCGGCGACAAGGCATTGCCCTATCTCAACAAGAAAGATGCCGACGAGGAGAATCCGGCGATGGGCTGGCGCGCGCTGCGGCTCGCGCTCGACCGCGACGGCCTGATGAAGGTGCAGGCGCGCGCGCTGATCGAGGCGGCGGCGGGGCGCACGCTCAACGTCATGTTCCCGATGGTGTCGGAGGCGTGGGAATTCGCCGAGGCGAAGGCGCTGTTCGAGGCGCAGCGCGTCTGGCTCGATGCGCGCGGGCGGCGGCCGCCGCTGGCGATCCGCTATGGCGCGATGCTCGAGGTGCCCGCGCTCGCCGAGCAGCTCGATCTGTTGCTGCCCGACATCGACTTCCTGTCGGTCGGCACCAACGACCTCACGCAATTTTTATTCGCGGCCGATCGCGCCAATCCGCGGCTCGCCGAACGCTACGACTGGCTGAGCCCGTCGATCCTGCGCTTCCTGTCGCGGGTGATCGGGCCGTGCCGCGACGCGGGCGTCGACCTCGGCGTCTGCGGCGAGATGGGTGGGCGGCCGGTCGAGGCCATGGCGTTGATCGGATTGGGAATCGATCGGCTGTCGATCACCCCGGCGGCGATCGGGCCGATCAAGGCGATGGTGCGCAGCCTCGATCATGGCGCGGTCCAGCGTTTCGTCGCCGAGCTGATCGCGCGTCCGCCGCGCGACATGCGCGGCGCGCTGACCGAATGGGCGGCGCAGCACGGCGTCGATCTGGCCTGA